A stretch of the Hippoglossus hippoglossus isolate fHipHip1 chromosome 1, fHipHip1.pri, whole genome shotgun sequence genome encodes the following:
- the LOC117761167 gene encoding uncharacterized protein LOC117761167, with protein MMYSNRAEHSNRRQFGDRSSRQWDDYDDRWEERRDPHRDSYHNHGGDGHSSAEKTNKTRGYSDSPKRWYGKDAVSREGSRKSPVRGRMSSPDWGAADKTRRRYAKDHEDEYRYRREPDDRNHRQSPDSFSHKRVPKDFEHALPQEEDLKYRKPSQDSRHRHRHEEYPYRQQHGDYKSSVYYKDKDHHKGRWDHSEERTRSQERTGSQERSTKSCGKPREKNDCHSKGHEYHRQHRKRFPLNEPCGQSFESDIPNQGPSVPEQNSTRGFQRFLDLLNKGVNVAMLTKVVAQTPPEVKDGPRSPVSFNTAERQWSPSSARRQQGSNQNNHCWTESEGSQRLASPQPHHRSFSPKRCSPPDEKSLLRRDAGQSYYSLNSRSRSPSVVGNTTLTPEDEHKHRQMQDVLQAIGMDLGSEELGQMSHRIQERLYGKKDSDRGRHYGGSTERDKRRAISQRHRSRSSSSNRSNFSSLTRDSYVKKDSCSGSARRDVTEVHQIQVHQAVEYDQNDSSSSLKDSEQCETNSQESTAALQTFSPSNTYSLLQPPLTPAIPTYSPVNYSQLPYPALHPSLPPNLAPNFPHVRPGLFLPPYLPYPINRPLNIFPAVLTQTSHLLPQHFSNPQSTLFNQESINPLQPLNTAQKSKTQARPRCLQVIETKQPG; from the exons ATGATGTACTCAAACAGGGCTGAGCACAGTAACAGGCGGCAGTTCGGGGACAGAAGTTCAAGGCAGTGGGACGACTATGATGACAGATGGGAAGAGAGGCGTGATCCTCACAGGGATTCCTATCATAACCATGGTGGGGATGGACACAGCAGCGCcgagaagacaaacaaaactaGAGGGTACAGTGACTCACCTAAGAGGTGGTACGGTAAAGATGCAGTGAGCAGAGAGGGGAGCAGAAAGAGCCCAGTTAGAGGACGCATGTCTTCACCTGATTGGGGTGCTGCTGACAAGACAAGGCGAAGGTATGCAAAGGATCATGAAGACGAATACAGGTACAGGCGTGAACCAGATGATAGAAACCACAGACAGTCACCAGACAGTTTTTCACATAAACGTGTACCCAAGGATTTCGAACATGCGCTTCCACAGGAAGAAGATCTCAAATACAGGAAACCCTCTCAGGACTccagacacaggcacagacatgAGGAGTATCCCTATAGACAACAACACGGTGATTACAAATCGTCTGTATATTACAAAGACAAAGATCATCACAAAGGGAGATGGGATCATTCAGAAGAGAGGACTCGATCACAAGAGCGGACTGGATCACAAGAGCGCTCTACAAAG AGTTGTGGCAAACCTAGAGAGAAGAATGACTGCCATTCCAAGGGACATGAATATCATCGTCAACATAGAAAAAGGTTTCCATTAAATGAACCTTGTGGGCAG tcATTCGAGAGTGACATCCCCAACCAGGGTCCTTCTGTTCCTGAACAGAATTCAACTAGGGGTTTCCAGCGTTTCCTCGATTTGCTCAACAAGGGTGTGAACGTTGCCATGCTCACCAAAGTTGTGGCTCAGACCCCTCCAGAAGTCAAAGATGGACCACGTTCTCCAGTTTCTTTCAACACTGCAGAACGTCAGTGGTCACCCAGTTCTGCTAGGAGGCAACAAGGAAGCAACCAAAATAACCACTGCTGGACTGAGAGCGAAGGATCCCAGAGACTGGCGTCTCCACAGCCTCATCACAGGTCCTTCAGCCCAAAGAGATGCTCTCCACCTGATGAAAAATCCTTGCTAAGGAGAGATGCCGGACAAAGCTACTACAGCTTGAACAGTAGATCCAGGTCTCCTTCAGTGGTGGGAAACACCACCCTGACCCCTGAAGATGAGCACAAGCACAGGCAGATGCAAGATGTTCTGCAGGCCATCGGCATGGATTTGGGATCTGAGGAATTGGGTCAAATGTCACATCGAATCCAGGAGCGTTTATACGGAAAGAAGGACAGTGATAGGGGCCGCCATTATGGAGGAAGCACGGAAAGGGACAAAAGGCGAGCAATTTCTCAGAGACATCGCAGtagatcatcatcatcaaacagATCTAATTTCAGCTCTCTGACTCGGGACAGTTATGTGAAAAAAGACTCGTGTAGTGGTAGTGCTCGGAGGGATGTAACAGAGGTACATCAAATACAGGTACATCAAGCTGTTGAATATGACCAGAATGACAGCAGTAGTTCTTTAAAAGACAGTGAGCAATGTGAAACTAACTCCCAGGAAAGCACTGCTGCATTACAAACATTTTCTCCAAGCAACACATACAGTTTATTACAACCACCTCTTACACCTGCGATACCGACATACTCTCCAGTGAATTATTCACAGCTGCCATACCCAGCTCTACATCCATCTCTGCCTCCCAACCTGGCCCCGAATTTTCCCCATGTTAGACCCGGGCTTTTTTTACCTCCCTACCTCCCTTATCCCATCAACCGGCCTCTGAACATCTTTCCGGCAGTACTCACCCAAACCAGTCATCTTCTCCCACAACACTTTAGTAATCCTCAGTCAACCCTTTTTAACCAGGAAAGTATAAACCCACTTCAGCCACTGAACACAGCACAAAAATCCAAAACGCAGGCAAGGCCCAGGTGTTTGCAGGTCATTGAAACCAAACAACCCGGATGA
- the LOC117771424 gene encoding uncharacterized protein LOC117771424, whose amino-acid sequence MAFANLFTGLSMDQDVTHSGAGERKRRSQAELRGPDNKKQGYEAQSSWTYKPKPFKDDDSTEHSRTGFSKDLMHNHSDNSGHNNMHHKGQNAKKNYKQQQQNNQGDGRRNQHHQKDRGGFSNGGGHYQTRFTSRKFGGQGKRKYANQDFKVPPTRLMTQEFREQNALLVDGQLLCRHFIWGRCIKGDECQLKHIQGSNDIIKEVCKYYVQGFCTKGESCPYMHKSFPCKFFHRKGKCSHGVDCNFSHDPLNETTSRLFEEVLKRDKDLYELSKIDEQKSSGQPANTDETEITESKKTPDVLTQPLRPIFYNSEEPKTEQEVLLCKTEEQREIPETAVPPEASDSGRPHSPLSTQLNHQEPVCYSVEAVLRPQLFKPFPSFFTTPGSQDYASLSGPQNSSDCTSGSADQSKAPYSVDVVRSCKSEVSFIVGHTSSPPTAQYVSYTPKTDREQRTDPLLSSNTDKVSYSTNTRNEANISQEKKFKCLPSFHTYSDLISKTCPDLTVASGDDKKHVGEVAASLKPAQRASREVKSELFYSPATVTEKSALSRRKLDIQRSPHLLVDTLHSVNCKSEGVFPFATTKLKSQTFNPPQMRPYLSGLTSKSQALAFKGGAAVPAEPVTSSAETNNAGNSDVHHLRAKQPSETHEPSKQLQLILEPGTQQPNSSEATAECSSNMEHCGDSSFGRNKTFCSLFASPITDSQKLTPDFVTTSTSRQSSCSTPLSAHSKSEDDHVKTVAEPDKASARSFLGLFSAPLSAAPLPCKETQPDYSRTASCIQESNQLSDNVTHSSDSNQRASNAETPLPRLVKTSHRPTSPKFSYRLKNENEDDLSEAVSQATKQQVNPACREISSSRTPCGDRAGSSTTKVHLKRVESNGTVLTSVYLQTPYSQQQSTEKSVAHSTEHQTSLISAEATVGSTFSAPARTEPQVRNSGTHNLPFRPVTQLTQHHVRPRLNNSSEEGKWGNGNVSVTPLKDLFKTLDTTVFNVGH is encoded by the exons atggctTTCGCAAACCTGTTCACGGGATTATCTATGGACCAAGACGTCACACACAG tggagctggagaaagaaagaggagaagccAGGCTGAGCTGAGAGGCCCTGACAACAAG AAACAAGGTTATGAAGCCCAGAGTAGCTGGACGTACAAACCCAAACCCTTTAAAGATGATGATTCCACTGAACATTCGAGGACTGGCTTCTCCAAAGACTTGATGCACAACCACAGTGATAATTCTGGCCACAATAACATGCATCACAAAGGTCAGAACGCTAAAAAGAACTACAAGCAACAGCAACAGAACAACCAGGGGGATGGCAGGAGAAACCAGCATCATCAGAAGGATAGAGGAGGATTTTCTAATGGAGGTGGCCACTATCAGACTAGATTTACTTCAAGAAAATTTGGAGGACAGGGTAAACGAAAATATGCCAATCAG GATTTTAAAGTGCCACCCACAAGACTTATGACACAAGAGTTCAGAGAGCAGAATGCTTTGCTGGTGGATGGACAGTTACTTTGTCGACATTTCATTTGGGGACGGTGCATCAAG GGTGACGAGTGCCAACTGAAGCACATTCAGGGTTCGAACGATATCATCAAAGAAGTTTGCAAGTATTACGTCCAAGGATTCTGCACAAAAGGGGAGAGCTGCCCCTACATGCACA AGTCCTTTCCCTGCAAGTTCTTCCATAGAAAAGGAAAGTGTTCTCACGGGGTAGATTGCAATTTCTCCCATGATCCACTTAATGAGACCACTAGCCGACTGTTCGAGGAG GTATTAAAACGGGACAAGGACCTCTATGAACTTTCAAAAATAGACGAGCAGAAGTCTTCAGGACAACCAGCAAACACAGACGAGACTGAAATTACAGAGTCAAAGAAAACCCCTGATGTACTAACACAACCACTCAG GCCGATATTTTACAACAGTGAAGAACCAAAGACCGAGCAGGAAGTGTTGTTATGTAAGACTGAAGAACAGCGTGAAATCCCAGAGACAGCTGTCCCACCAGAAGCATCAGATAGTGGCCGTCCTCACAGCCCCCTGTCAACTCAGCTTAATCACCAGGAGCCAGTTTGTTATTCAGTCGAAGCAGTGCTCAGACCTCAGCTATTCAAACCATTCCCTAGTTTCTTTACAACTCCTGGAAGTCAAGACTATGCATCTCTCTCTGGTCCACAGAATTCCTCTGATTGCACTTCAGGCTCTGCAGACCAAAGCAAAGCTCCCTACTCTGTTGATGTTGTCAGGTCTTGTAAATCAGAAGTAAGTTTTATCGTTGGCCACACATCTTCCCCTCCTACTGCACAGTATGTATCATATACTCCAAAAACTGACCGTGAACAGCGCACTGATCCTCTGCTGAGCTCAAACACTGACAAGGTCTCGTATTCTACGAATACCAGAAATGAAGCAAATATATCCCAGGAGAAAAAGTTCAAGTGCCTGCCATCCTTCCACACGTACTCTGACCTTATATCAAAGACATGTCCTGATCTTACTGTGGCCAGTGGGGATGACAAGAAACACGTTGGGGAAGTAGCTGCATCCTTGAAACCTGCTCAAAGAGCTTCCCGTGAAGTTAAGTCGGAGTTGTTCTACTCTCCTGCCACAGTGACAGAGAAGTCCGCGTTGTCGCGTAGAAAATTAGATATTCAAAGAAGCCCCCACCTGCTTGTGGATACTTTACACTCTGTGAACTGTAAAAGTGAAggtgtttttccttttgcaaCCACTAAGCTCAAAAGCCAGACATTTAATCCTCCACAGATGCGGCCATATCTCTCTGGTCTGACGTCTAAATCACAAGCCTTAGC GTTTAAAGGTGGAGCTGCTGTTCCCGCTGAACCTGTCACCAGCTCCGCCGAGACAAATAATGCTGGAAACTCTGACGTTCATCATCTTCGAGCAAAACAACCCAGTGAGACCCATGAGCCCTCCAAACAACTCCAACTCATCCTGGAACCTGGCACACAACAACCTAATTCCTCTGAAGCCACAGCAgagtgcagcagcaacatggaaCATTGTGGCGATTCTTCATTTGGACGTAATAAGACATTCTGTAGCCTGTTCGCAAGCCCCATCACTGACAGCCAGAAGCTCACTCCAGATTTTGTGACAACCTCCACTTCTCGTCAATCTTCCTGCTCTACTCCGCTGTCCGCACATTCCAAGAGTGAAGATGATCACGTTAAAACTGTGGCTGAACCTGACAAGGCCTCTGCCAGGTCCTTCCTCGGCCTCTTTTCTGCCCCTCTCAGTGCTGCTCCTCTGCCATGCAAGGAGACTCAGCCAGATTATTCAAGGACTGCCTCCTGTATTCAAGAGTCAAACCAGTTGTCTGATAACGTGACTCATTCATCAGACTCTAATCAAAGAGCTTCCAATGCAGAGACGCCTCTTCCACGTCTGGTCAAAACTTCTCACAGACCAACATCTCCTAAATTCTCCTATcgtttgaaaaatgaaaatgaagatgatTTGTCTGAGGCTGTGAGTCAAGCTACAAAGCAGCAGGTGAATCCTGCCTGTCGCGAGATCTCTTCCAGTCGGACTCCTTGTGGCGACAGAGCAGGATCATCCACAACCAAAG TCCATTTGAAGAGGGTGGAGAGCAACGGCACAGTGCTCACATCAGTCTACCTTCAG ACTCCGTATTCCCAGCAACAGTCCACTGAGAAGAGTGTTGCCCACTCCACAGAGCATCAGACCTCTCTCATCTCTGCGGAGGCAACAGTCGGGTCGACCTTCAGCGCTCCAGCTAGGACTGAGCCTCAGGTCAGAAACTCTGGCACACACAACTTGCCATTCAGACCTGTGACGCAACTGACGCAGCATCACGTCCGACCGAGACTGAACAACAGCTCAGAGGAAGGAAAGTGGGGAAATGGGAATGTGTCGGTCACACCCCTCAAAGACCTTTTTAAGACTTTAGACACCACTGTTTTCAACGTTGGGCATTAA
- the LOC117761185 gene encoding group XIIB secretory phospholipase A2-like protein, with translation MTRWALLTPLLLLLGLFLHSAVSQETDDSAAAPPPPPPSGQASDGTQAEDEYDEWGMNSVRGGFEAVGGYFDSMLEFMGGRDGVCQYGCRYGKPPIPRPGYQMPEPDGCSSYFFGLPVPEGMDMGIPAMTKCCNQLDMCYDTCGSNKYRCDSKFRWCLHSICSDLKKSLGFVSKVEACETVADSLFNTVWTLGCRSYMNSQRAACYCQGEEKDEL, from the exons ATGACCCGCTGGGCCCTTCTCACTCCCCTGCTGCTCCTGTTGGGCCTCTTCCTCCACAGTGCTGTCAGTCAGGAGACTGAcgactctgcagcagcaccacctcCACCGCCACCGTCGGGCCAGGCCTCTGATGGCACGCAGGCAGAGGACGAGTACGATGAGTGGGGAATGAACTCGGTCAGAGGAGGCTTTGAGGCCGTCGGCGGATACTTTGACTCTATGCTGGAGTTCATGGGCGGACGTGATGGAGTGTGCCAATACGGCTGTAGATATG GTAAACCTCCTATTCCTCGTCCTGGATACCAGATGCCAGAGCCTGATGGATGCAGCTCCTACTTCTTTGGACTTCCTGTTCCAGAAGGG ATGGATATGGGGATCCCTGCCATGACCAAGTGTTGCAACCAACTGGATATGTGCTACGACACCTGCGGCTCCAACAAGTACCGCTGTGACTCCAAGTTCCGTTGGTGCCTCCACAGCATCTGCTCCGACCTCAAGAAGAGCCTTGGCTTTGTTTCAAAGGTTGAAG CATGTGAGACGGTGGCAGACTCCTTGTTCAACACAGTGTGGACTCTGGGCTGCAGATCCTACATGAACAGCCAGAGAGCAGCGTGCTACTGtcaaggagaggagaaagatgaaCTTTAA
- the LOC117761151 gene encoding uncharacterized protein LOC117761151 has product MDPLQWGDALRGLQKHLDPSDGGVSNSMRNTSRTYNGCDTYCEYSRYPADEAHNRSRVNMAKEKNDDELARKCEELREIQQKIILKKAAIALKTLEPGLSSDAETSNGESLRDRVNFILQQRQSLSIWPKVLSPERRMNSSKDDLILEDHPLKLRVKALMKQRFSDPHMLPPNTEVPDVTPPPPSQRVTSPAKEETRDMGFQRFLSVLNKGVDIDLLSRIVNEDGENLALGEEILNIQPSAVEDKSEMGESWGSHSRDSLLGCSGTDDGARRTSLPSREKSLNDSPSLRGDEEKKQNDKGDGSLCSGSGSQSPPAVKKKKKKKEEEPPKVDEQHEQLQNVLKTLGLSLEVEEMSKLADRTQERLYGKKPEGRVDADSRVEQESRQRASDRHCRSSSSSSSSSSRLTERSYIPSLSRQYPSHTWCTEQKRESECSNSGDGNQDSEEAQRPRDIDEDRGEDSSYLYQYLQEQAYCNAHPASLTEFSDYTLPQCSRYTDYDGATTNSYSTYTQGVVPPPLDVSGYPYPPVTDHYFPESVVAPNIVNPHHNRQRRRSAFKDNNLLVNPDLSTSEGQAGSAGQRCLQVINTDNRGMRQTWIRPVPEAPSRYSKKRRMSRNFNLKRRRLRKRLLEEGNLKTVQPKEEKRLPPEEEKRLPPEEGKRLPPEEGKRLPPEEEKRLPPEEGKRLPPEEEKRLPPEEEIKVNLRKKLEAFNQRVKRQVTQPANSRTPHNESVDYQDLI; this is encoded by the exons ATGGATCCACTGCAGTGGGGGGATGCCCTGCGAGGACTGCAGAAACATCTGGACCCAAGTGACGGTGGTGTTAGTAACAGCATGAGAAACACATCAAGAACTTATAATGGCTGTGACACATACTGCGAATACTCAAGATACCCAGCTGATGAAGCACACAACCGCAGCAGAGTCAACATGGCTAAAGAAAAGAATGACGATGAGCTCGCAAGAAAGTGTGAAGAGCTCCGAGAGATACAGCAGAAAATAATACTCAAGAAAGCTGCCATCGCTTTGAAAACTTTGGAGCCAGGCCTCTCCTCCGATGCTGAAACAAGCAACGGTGAAAGCCTTCGAGACAGAGTCAATTTCATTTTGCAGCAGCGGCAATCTCTCAGCATTTGGCCAAAG GTCCTGTCACCCGAGAGGAGAATGAACTCATCCAAGGATGATTTGATCCTTGAAGATCATCCCCTGAAACTGAGAGTGAAGGCATTAATGAAGCAGAGATTTAGTGACCCCCACATGTTGCCACCAAACACAGAg GTCCCTGATGTTACACCGCCTCCTCCCAGCCAAAGAGTTACTTCACCAGCCAAGGAGGAGACCAGGGACATGGGTTTCCAGCGCTTCCTTAGTGTTCTCAACAAAGGAGTGGACATTGACTTGCTCAGCAGGATTGTCAATGAAGATGGTGAGAATCTTGCTTTAGGTGAGGAGATCCTCAACATTCAGCCCTCTGCTGTGGAGGACAAGTCAGAAATGGGTGAGAGCTGGGGATCACACAGCAGAGACTCCCTGCTGGGATGCAGTGGGACTGACGATGGAGCGAGAAGGACCAGCTTGCCCAGTAGAGAAAAATCCCTCAATGACAGTCCCTCTCTGCGTGGGGATGAAGAGAAAAAGCAGAATGATAAAGGAGATGGCTCTTTATGCTCTGGCAGTGGATCACAGTCTCCTCCAGcagtaaaaaagaagaagaagaagaaagaggaagaaccCCCAAAGGTGGATGAGCAGCATGAGCAGCTGCAGAACGTACTTAAAACTCTGGGGTTGAGCCTGGAAGTGGAGGAGATGAGCAAACTGGCAGACCGGACTCAGGAGAGGCTATATGGAAAGAAGCCTGAAGGCAGGGTTGATGCTGACAGCCGAGTGGAGCAGGAGAGTCGACAGAGAGCCTCCGACAGACATTGCAGGAGCTCATCGTCTTCATCGTCATCCTCTTCAAGGTTGACAGAGAGGAGCTATATCCCAAGCCTCTCACGCCAATATCCCTCTCACACCTGGTGCACAGAACAAAAGCGAGAGTCTGAATGCAGTAACTCAGGAGATGGCAACCAGGACAGCGAGGAAGCTCAGAGGCCCAGAGACATagatgaagacagaggagaagactCTTCTTATCTTTATCAGTATTTACAAGAACAAGCTTATTGCAATGCCCACCCTGCTTCTTTGACAGAATTTTCAGATTACACTTTGCCCCAGTGCTCCAGGTACACTGACTATGATGGTGCTACCACTAATTCTTACTCCACATACACGCAGGGGGTTGTTCCTCCCCCCCTTGATGTCAGTGGGTATCCTTATCCACCGGTCACAGACCATTACTTTCCTGAATCGGTAGTAGCACCAAACATTGTTAACCCTCATCATAACCGGCAAAGAAGGAGATCAGCATTTAAGGACAATAACTTGCTTGTGAATCCGGACTTGTCTACAAGTGAAGGCCAGGCTGGATCAGCTGGCCAACGCTGCCTGCAGGTC ATAAATACAGATAACAGAGGGATGCGTCAAACGTGGATTCGACCAGTTCCAGAGGCACCAAGTAGATattcaaaaaaaagaagaatgtcAAGAAATTTCAACCTAAAAAGAAGAAGGCTTAGAAAAAGGCTTTTAGAAGAAGGTAATTTAAAAACCGTGCAGccaaaggaggaaaaaagactGCCAccggaggaggaaaaaagactGCCAccagaggagggaaaaagacTTCCACCGGAGGAGGGAAAAAGACTGCCAccggaggaggaaaaaagactGCCACCGGAGGAGGGAAAAAGACTGCCAccggaggaggaaaaaagactGCCACCGGAGGAGGAAATAAAGGTGAACCTGAGGAAAAAG CTTGAAGCATTTAACCAGAGGGTGAAGCGACAAGTCACACAGCCAGCCAACTCCCGAACCCCTCACAATGA ATCTGTGGATTATCAAGACCTTATATGA
- the scrn2 gene encoding secernin-2 — protein MAEAPMSCDCFVSLPPGSLDDHVVFGKNSDRPRDEVQEVAHYPATSHPPGSMLECTYIQIPQVEQTHAVVLSKPAWMWGAEMGANDQGVCIGNEAVWTREPISPGEALLGMDLVRLGLERGDSAWAALTVITGLLEQHGQGGQCREDPQPFCYHNTFLLVDRNEAWVLETAGKLWVAQKVREGVKNISNQLTIGDEINAEHPELRSMAQAQGWWDGEREFNFSQVFNPENPPARMELAKQRYKGGTELLQQHDGSVTAEVMMSILRDKPSGICMDSGGFCTTGSMVSVLPRDSSLPCIHFFTATPDPSRSIFKPFIFSDCSAPVPRVVSPQFGPDDPVRKQPRFQSQVDRRHDLYKAHQVALNNMETNPDEGSAVYEILRDLESQCLSEISAMLSGDIPAEELGDLFFDCVDTEIKFYQ, from the exons ATGGCAGAGGCTCCCATGTCAtgtgattgttttgtttccttgcCCCCTGGTTCTCTGGATGACCATGTGGTTTTTGGGAAGAACTCGGACCGTCCTCGAGATGAGGTGCAGGAGGTGGCCCACTACCCTGCAACATCTCACCCTCCAGGCTCCATGCTGGAG TGCACATACATCCAGATCCCTCAGGTAGAGCAGACTCACGCTGTCGTCCTTAGTAAACCTGCTTGGATGTGGGGCGCAGAAATGGGAGCCAATGACCAGGGAGTCTGTATTGGGAATGAGGCAGTCTGGACCCGAGAGCCCATCTCCCCCGGAGAGGCCCTGCTGGGTATGGACCTGGTCCG ACTGGGGCTGGAGCGTGGTGACAGTGCCTGGGCAGCGCTGACCGTCATCACAGGCCTACTGGAGCAGCATGGCCAGGGGGGACAGTGCAGGGAGGATCCTCAACCCTTCTGCTACCACAACACCTTCCTTCTGGTGGACCGCAACGAGGCCTGGGTCTTAGAAACTGCTGGGAAGCTGTGGGTGGCACAGAAGGTCCGAG AGGGTGTCAAGAACATCTCCAACCAGCTGACCATTGGGGATGAGATCAATGCAGAGCATCCAGAGCTGCGGAGCATGGCGCAAGCTCAGGGCTGGTGGGACGGCGAGAGGGAGTTCAACTTCTCTCAGGTGTTCAACCCTGAGAACCCACCTGCTCGGATGGAGCTGGCCAAACAGCGTTATAAGGGAGGCACAGAGCTGCTCCAGCAGCATGATG GCTCAGTGACAGCAGAGGTGATGATGTCCATTCTGAGGGACAAGCCCAGTGGCATCTGCATGGACTCTGGAGGTTTCTGCACCACAGGCAGCATGGTGTCTGTTCTGCCCAGAGACTCCAGCCTACCCTGCATCCACTTCTTCACTGCCACCCCAGACCCCTCCAG GTCTATATTCAAGCCTTTTATCTTCTCGGACTGTTCTGCTCCAGTGCCGAGGGTGGTCTCCCCACAGTTCGGCCCAGACGACCCTGTCAGGAAGCAGCCACGCTTTCAGAGCCAGGTAGACCGCAGACATGACCTGTACAAGGCTCACCAGGTGGCgctcaacaacatggagaccAATCCG gACGAGGGCTCAGCTGTGTATGAGATTCTCAGGGACCTGGAGTCACAGTGTCTCAGTGAGATTTCAGCCATGCTCAGTGGAGACATACCAGCAGAAGAACTGGGGGACTTATTTTTCGATTGCGTGGACACAGAGATTAAGTTCTACcagtga